In Myxococcaceae bacterium JPH2, a single genomic region encodes these proteins:
- a CDS encoding type I polyketide synthase: MAKLPTRISELPVVKLAYLANQLRAKKDVLAAEPIAVIGMACRFPGGDELPETFWRFLRDGGDATREVPRERWNIDDIYDPTPGVTGKVYTRRGAFIENVDLFEPSFFGIPPRDAKDMDPQQRLLLEECWRALERSGIPPAGLAGSRTGVFVGLMHNDYNVLGITAGVEMQSASLNYPSMAAGRIAHTLGFQGPALTVDTACSSSAVAVHLACQSLRNDESDLALAGGVSLSLSPLTMMFECQNRMLAADGRCKAFDASADGFGRGEGCGVVVLRRLSDALAAGDQILAVIRSSALNHDGRSSGLMVPNGRSQERVLRTALENGGVEPHQVGFIEAHGTGTALGDPIEMEAIRAVYGRGVTRERPLFVGSVKTNIGHLEAAAGVAGLIKVILALRHETIPAHLHFATPNPNIRWDDLPVAIPTTAQPWPRGESRRIAGVSSFGFSGTNVHLLVEEAPLLERPAPARERPLHVLSLSAKTEAALDALMATHEESLPSDDAVLGDWCYTANVGRSQFEHRAAVTGATTEELRAALKRLREQKAELPREPRRGIESPRPVFLFTGQGSLRPGVGRELSELWPTFREALQRCSAALSDLLTPRLEDILFGEDAARLQEDARCAQPALVALEFALCELWASWGIVPAAVMGHSLGEYAAAVVAGVMSIEDALRLVVERARLMGEAPGDGAMLALTASVEATTRVLTPFSEVVSIAAINGPEEVVVSGSRAAIADLTGAFEREGVTGKFLRVTHAFHSPLMDPVVGPFEACVQGVALSPPRLPFVSTLEGGLVTDALTRPGYWSRHLREPVRFAQGLECMRALKHGTYLEVGPAPVLAGLGSRLFAGQDALAWLPSLRPSAGEAAQLLSTLGGLYARGFDIDWAGFDAPFERRPTNLPTYPFQRERYWLEMGSGRYVPEKGGARADAHPLAGAPMSLAGSRETRLAARLSSSSPAYIAEHRVFGSTVLPAACYVEMALSAALTATEHERPLLLQSFELERPLVFGEGSVCDVQTVLVPEDGGSRFEIHGRDAEAQEWQRLARGLVAEVPAPAPKVALDARFLARFGASSSAAPLYALMAKHGLEYGPSFQAIEELRFEPNGCLARIRLPDQHVLGMEAYRLHPLILDACFQTVAALFMEEAQRSKSHRQRMPVAIQRLRWFRRPSSAIWVHARNNGNADPSVEMLHIDLRLLGEDGEVIAEVDGLQLKRIDRQVVLSARPEAAREVLLEMAWKEQPAPRTSGSVPHAGRYVLVAEAGPVTDALRARLESQAARCLVVTPGERSAQDSADRYSVDPRDPKGFDALFRELSSQKEPTTVLWLGDLERRAERPDASLADAALEGTLGALHLVQAMARATWTRRPALWFVTRGAVAARAGDTVGGLAQSPVWGLGRAAALEHPELGCRLVDLDASEEASARLVMLLGSAVEENLLALRGDQLLAARLMRADKAGAKSEPPRIHADAAYLVTGGLGALGLETATWLADAGARHLVLLGRGEPSEHAKEQLAALTARGCAVVVARADASRREDLQRVVAEISARGFALRGVIHAAGVLDDGVLPHQDSARMARVLGPKVLGAWNLHLATADLPLDFFVLYSSAASLVAVAGQANYVAANTFLDALAHHRRAQGLPALSVNWGRWAGAGMAERSRGRGQGSTEDASALPPRRALEVLQALLSRQATQVGVLPFSATSTEAPPSPGHGRLFSALAAGTPPRAAGATRLTGLLEEFKRADAARRRGLLTHYVQDRLAPLLGFSPEHEVLQRRISLNEMGLDSLRAVELKNRMGRELGVDLPMSRFIDGTGIDGIVESLHAQLELSELLARTPTSATATEVEELTL; this comes from the coding sequence ATGGCGAAACTGCCGACACGCATTTCGGAGCTTCCGGTCGTCAAGCTGGCGTACCTGGCGAACCAGCTCCGCGCGAAGAAGGACGTGCTGGCCGCGGAGCCCATCGCGGTCATCGGCATGGCTTGTCGCTTTCCGGGGGGCGATGAGCTGCCCGAGACCTTCTGGCGCTTTCTTCGAGACGGAGGAGACGCGACGCGCGAGGTGCCGCGCGAGCGATGGAACATCGACGACATCTACGACCCCACCCCGGGCGTGACGGGCAAGGTCTACACGCGGCGCGGCGCGTTCATCGAGAACGTGGACCTGTTCGAGCCGAGCTTCTTCGGCATCCCGCCGCGCGACGCGAAGGACATGGATCCGCAGCAGCGACTCCTGCTGGAGGAGTGCTGGAGGGCGCTGGAGCGCTCGGGCATTCCTCCCGCGGGCCTCGCGGGGAGCCGCACGGGCGTCTTCGTGGGGCTGATGCACAACGACTACAATGTGCTCGGCATCACCGCGGGCGTGGAGATGCAGTCCGCGTCGTTGAACTACCCCTCGATGGCCGCGGGGCGCATCGCCCACACGTTGGGGTTCCAGGGGCCCGCGCTCACGGTGGACACCGCGTGCTCGTCCTCGGCCGTGGCGGTCCACCTCGCCTGCCAGAGCCTGCGCAACGACGAGAGCGACCTGGCGCTCGCGGGCGGGGTGAGCCTCAGCCTCTCGCCGCTCACCATGATGTTCGAGTGCCAGAACCGCATGCTGGCCGCGGATGGTCGATGCAAGGCCTTTGATGCCTCGGCGGATGGCTTCGGGCGAGGGGAGGGCTGCGGCGTCGTCGTCCTGCGGCGGCTGTCGGACGCGCTGGCGGCGGGAGATCAGATCCTCGCCGTCATCCGCAGCTCGGCGCTCAACCATGACGGGCGCAGCAGCGGCCTGATGGTTCCCAACGGGCGCTCCCAGGAGCGCGTGCTGCGCACGGCGCTGGAGAACGGCGGCGTGGAGCCGCACCAGGTGGGGTTCATCGAGGCGCACGGGACAGGGACCGCGCTGGGTGACCCGATCGAGATGGAGGCGATTCGCGCGGTCTATGGCCGGGGCGTCACGCGCGAGCGCCCGCTGTTCGTGGGCTCGGTGAAGACGAACATCGGGCACCTCGAGGCCGCAGCCGGCGTCGCGGGGCTCATCAAGGTCATCCTGGCGCTGCGCCACGAGACCATCCCCGCGCACCTGCACTTCGCGACGCCGAACCCGAACATCCGTTGGGACGACCTGCCCGTCGCCATCCCCACCACCGCGCAGCCGTGGCCCCGGGGCGAGTCACGCCGCATCGCGGGCGTGAGCAGCTTCGGCTTCAGCGGCACCAACGTGCACCTCCTGGTGGAGGAGGCCCCTCTCCTCGAGCGCCCCGCGCCAGCGCGTGAGCGCCCGCTGCATGTGCTGTCCCTGTCGGCGAAGACAGAGGCCGCGCTCGACGCGCTCATGGCCACCCATGAGGAGTCGTTGCCGAGTGACGACGCGGTCCTCGGGGACTGGTGCTACACGGCCAACGTGGGGCGCTCGCAGTTCGAGCACCGCGCGGCCGTCACGGGCGCCACCACCGAGGAGCTGCGCGCGGCGCTGAAGCGGCTGCGCGAGCAGAAGGCCGAACTCCCGCGCGAGCCTCGGCGTGGCATCGAGAGTCCCCGGCCTGTCTTCCTCTTCACGGGACAGGGCTCGCTGCGGCCCGGCGTGGGGCGCGAGCTGTCTGAACTCTGGCCCACCTTCCGCGAGGCCCTGCAGCGCTGCTCGGCCGCGCTGTCCGACCTCCTCACCCCGCGCCTGGAGGACATCCTCTTCGGTGAGGACGCGGCGCGACTCCAGGAGGACGCGCGCTGCGCGCAGCCCGCGCTGGTCGCGCTCGAGTTCGCGCTCTGCGAGCTGTGGGCCTCGTGGGGCATCGTCCCCGCGGCGGTGATGGGCCACAGCCTGGGGGAGTACGCCGCGGCCGTGGTCGCGGGCGTCATGAGCATCGAGGACGCGCTGCGGCTCGTCGTCGAGCGCGCCCGGCTGATGGGCGAAGCACCGGGTGATGGCGCGATGCTCGCCCTCACCGCGTCCGTGGAAGCGACGACGCGTGTCCTGACGCCGTTCTCCGAGGTCGTGTCCATCGCGGCCATCAACGGACCCGAGGAAGTGGTCGTCTCGGGGAGCCGGGCGGCGATCGCCGACCTGACCGGCGCGTTCGAGCGCGAGGGCGTGACGGGCAAGTTCCTGCGCGTCACCCATGCGTTCCATTCGCCGCTGATGGACCCCGTGGTGGGGCCCTTCGAGGCGTGCGTTCAAGGCGTGGCCCTCTCGCCACCGCGCCTGCCCTTCGTCTCGACGTTGGAGGGAGGCCTCGTCACCGACGCGCTCACGCGACCTGGCTACTGGAGCCGGCACCTGCGCGAGCCCGTGCGCTTCGCTCAGGGCCTGGAGTGCATGCGGGCCCTCAAGCACGGGACCTATCTGGAGGTCGGGCCCGCGCCGGTGCTCGCGGGGCTGGGCAGCCGGTTGTTCGCGGGACAGGACGCGCTGGCGTGGCTGCCGAGCCTGCGGCCCTCGGCGGGCGAGGCCGCGCAGCTCCTGTCCACCCTCGGAGGGCTGTACGCGCGCGGCTTCGACATCGACTGGGCGGGCTTCGATGCGCCCTTCGAGCGACGGCCGACGAACCTGCCGACCTATCCGTTCCAGCGCGAGCGCTACTGGCTCGAGATGGGCTCGGGTCGCTACGTGCCGGAGAAGGGCGGCGCGCGGGCGGATGCCCATCCACTGGCCGGCGCCCCCATGTCGCTCGCGGGCTCGCGCGAGACGCGCCTCGCGGCCCGATTGAGTTCTTCCTCGCCGGCCTACATCGCCGAGCACCGCGTGTTCGGCTCCACCGTCCTGCCGGCCGCTTGCTACGTGGAGATGGCCCTGAGCGCCGCGCTGACCGCGACGGAGCATGAGCGCCCCCTCTTGCTCCAGTCCTTCGAGCTGGAGCGCCCGTTGGTCTTCGGCGAGGGCTCGGTCTGCGACGTGCAGACGGTGCTCGTTCCGGAGGACGGGGGCTCGCGCTTCGAGATCCACGGCCGGGACGCCGAGGCCCAGGAGTGGCAGCGACTGGCGCGGGGCCTCGTCGCGGAGGTTCCCGCACCGGCGCCCAAGGTCGCGCTCGATGCGAGGTTCCTCGCGCGCTTCGGTGCGTCGAGTTCCGCGGCGCCGCTCTACGCCCTGATGGCGAAGCATGGGCTCGAGTATGGCCCGTCGTTCCAGGCCATCGAGGAGCTGCGCTTCGAGCCGAATGGATGTCTGGCGCGGATCCGCCTGCCGGATCAGCACGTCCTGGGCATGGAGGCGTACCGGCTGCATCCCCTCATCCTGGATGCCTGCTTCCAGACGGTCGCGGCCCTCTTCATGGAGGAGGCCCAGCGCTCGAAGTCCCACCGGCAGCGCATGCCTGTCGCCATCCAACGCCTGCGCTGGTTCCGGCGTCCGAGCAGCGCGATCTGGGTGCACGCGCGGAACAACGGGAACGCGGACCCTTCGGTGGAGATGCTCCACATCGACCTGCGCCTCCTGGGCGAGGACGGCGAGGTCATCGCCGAAGTGGATGGGCTCCAGCTCAAGCGCATCGACCGACAGGTCGTCCTCTCCGCGCGCCCGGAAGCCGCGCGGGAGGTGCTGCTGGAGATGGCGTGGAAGGAGCAGCCCGCGCCGCGCACCAGCGGCTCCGTTCCCCATGCGGGACGGTATGTGTTGGTGGCCGAGGCGGGGCCCGTCACGGACGCGCTGCGCGCACGGCTGGAGAGCCAGGCCGCGCGCTGCCTCGTCGTGACGCCAGGGGAGCGCTCCGCGCAGGACAGCGCGGATCGGTACTCGGTGGATCCGCGCGACCCCAAGGGCTTTGACGCCCTGTTCCGCGAGCTGTCCTCGCAGAAGGAGCCGACGACGGTGCTCTGGCTCGGGGACCTCGAGCGTCGCGCGGAGCGGCCCGATGCATCCCTGGCGGACGCGGCCCTGGAGGGAACCCTCGGGGCGCTGCACCTCGTGCAGGCCATGGCGCGCGCGACCTGGACGCGTCGCCCGGCGCTGTGGTTCGTGACCCGCGGAGCCGTCGCCGCGCGGGCCGGTGACACCGTGGGCGGCCTCGCGCAATCGCCGGTGTGGGGCCTGGGGCGCGCCGCCGCGCTGGAGCATCCCGAGCTGGGCTGCCGACTGGTGGACCTGGACGCCAGCGAAGAAGCGTCCGCACGACTCGTGATGCTGCTCGGCTCCGCGGTCGAGGAGAACCTGCTGGCCCTGCGCGGGGACCAGCTCCTCGCGGCGAGGCTCATGCGCGCCGACAAGGCCGGCGCGAAGTCCGAGCCTCCGAGAATCCACGCGGACGCGGCGTACCTCGTCACGGGAGGCCTGGGCGCGCTCGGCCTGGAGACCGCCACGTGGCTCGCGGACGCGGGGGCGCGTCACCTCGTCCTCTTGGGTCGAGGTGAGCCGAGTGAGCACGCGAAGGAACAGCTCGCGGCCCTGACGGCGCGAGGCTGTGCGGTGGTGGTGGCCCGGGCGGATGCGTCGCGCCGCGAGGACCTCCAGCGCGTGGTGGCGGAGATCTCCGCCCGAGGATTCGCGTTGCGCGGAGTCATCCACGCCGCGGGTGTCCTCGACGATGGGGTGCTGCCTCACCAGGACTCAGCCCGCATGGCGCGGGTGCTCGGGCCGAAGGTCCTGGGCGCGTGGAACCTGCACCTCGCCACGGCGGACCTGCCGCTCGACTTCTTCGTCTTGTACTCGTCCGCGGCGTCGCTCGTGGCCGTGGCGGGACAGGCCAACTACGTGGCCGCCAACACGTTCCTGGATGCGTTGGCCCATCATCGTCGCGCCCAGGGACTGCCTGCCCTCAGCGTCAACTGGGGCCGATGGGCGGGCGCGGGCATGGCGGAGCGGTCGCGCGGCCGTGGGCAGGGGAGTACGGAGGACGCCTCGGCGCTTCCCCCGCGTCGCGCGCTCGAAGTCCTGCAGGCGCTGCTCTCACGACAGGCCACGCAGGTGGGCGTGCTGCCCTTCAGCGCCACGTCGACGGAGGCGCCGCCTTCGCCCGGCCACGGCCGTCTCTTCTCCGCGCTCGCGGCGGGAACTCCCCCACGCGCCGCGGGTGCGACGCGGCTCACCGGCCTGCTGGAGGAGTTCAAGCGCGCTGACGCCGCCCGCCGTCGCGGTCTGCTGACCCACTACGTGCAGGACCGCTTGGCGCCGCTGCTGGGGTTCTCGCCCGAGCACGAGGTGCTCCAGCGCCGCATCTCACTCAATGAGATGGGGCTCGATTCGCTGCGCGCGGTCGAGCTGAAGAACCGGATGGGCCGTGAGCTGGGCGTGGACCTGCCCATGTCGCGCTTCATCGATGGAACGGGCATCGACGGAATCGTCGAGTCGCTGCACGCCCAGCTCGAACTGAGCGAGCTGCTCGCGCGCACGCCCACCTCCGCCACCGCCACCGAGGTCGAGGAGCTGACGCTATGA
- a CDS encoding type I polyketide synthase has protein sequence MSAHPSDTGYGDLMKRALLKLQEAQSRLDAHERAKHEPIAIIGMGCRFPGGVTTPEQYWRLLSEGRDAITEVPATRWDVDSFHHPDPDAPGRVSSRFGGFLDRIDQFEPRFFGISPREAARMDPQHRLLLECTWEALESSGRNPTSLQGTRTGVFIGMMGQDYTQIATQSPELIDAHTGAGNGASVASGRLSYTFGLQGPSLTVDTACSSSLVAVHLALRSLRQQEVDFAVAGGVNLVLSPVASLIESRAHMLSPDGRCKAFDASANGIGRGEGCGVIVLRRLSDAIAHGDPIVAVLRGSAVNQDGRTSGLTVPNGLAQRQVIQDALKDARVDASQVGYVEAHGTGTALGDPIELEALAAAYGDKAARSQPLVVGSVKTNLGHLEGAAGIAGLIKSALCLSRERIPAHLHLRNPSPHVDWNRLFIEVPTTPRDWQAGEPRFAAVSSFGFSGTNAHLILESAPRPAQSAVHEERPWHLLGLSARTVGSLRTLSGDVANVLGAEHLGTLAEVCHAANVGRTSLEERAAFIAPTTASMAEALRGFQQGLATEPGAWVQGRKGLEVPRLAFLFSGQGAQYVGMGRELFATHPDFRSDLLRYEAILRPHLERPLTQVLFEARDGALDETRFTQPALVALELALARLLQSWGLQPDALLGHSVGEYAAALFSGVMEPEEGLPLVAERARLMQALPERGTMLAVLADEARVAPLLSAYPRVSRAALNGPRNTVLSGDAASLDALSRTLAAEGVECRRLKVSHAFHSPLMEPMVADFERAAGRVAMRTSRIPLISNLDGEEGGEAMARPGYWARHVLAPVRYAAGIQTLVRRGVRAFLEVGPKPVLVGLAREGRVPEDAVWLETLHPRRGDWQGLLRSLAELYVRGVEVDWTRFDGAPTRRRVSLPTYPFERQRHWLEVPAPWARQAPRSSAHPLLGARWDSMALREGTTVFAGELRASSLPFLSEHRVHGKAVVPATAFVEMVASAAARVLGSESLTLEEFTLHQALVLSEQRATRVQTLVEQRGDAGWTCTLVSKEDESAEDGPRASAGWRTHVTCRLSVLDAPRPRGDRNAWKRSCPEQVSVEDFTAAIRERGLDYGPSLRLLESLHRGRHAAFSVSQVEAGPDTFRAHPALLDACLRTAAAVTPLAPEDPLLLPVALQRIDLYEPLPARVWTHATQRSSLGAAGLPVTDLTVCGEDGAVVATLTGLTVRKADRDALLRGLDGELPDCVYRTAWSPAQAVTPPRLAGQHWVLFADAGGAGALLASQLTARGARVTQVRRGAEPSRAAERLSVDAASPESIAALLTRWADAPPQVCLYLWDVDAPRDAEPRLDALDAPLLLVQGMLRATWRTAPRFVVVTRGTQRLGLEPVAPNVAQAPLWGFAQAIATEAPELKCLRVDLPAEPVEEDFDLLLRACALPDSEAQAVVRERRLHTARLERIRPRSAPSRDVAVLPDATYLIAGGLGGLGLHLAGWLAHKGARHVVLLGRHAPTEEASARIASLREQGVDVRVALADIAVRTDVATVLEGLRSGPPLRGVIHAAGVLRDGTLGSQSPARFHEVLAPKVLGAWNLHVLTREDALDFFVGFSSVASLIGTPGQSNYVAANAFLDGLAHLRHALDLPALTLNWGSWGEAGMAARLRSADAPPPGALGLGALSVEQGLAFLDRLLARAHVQVGVFPVDWARLAEQLPGLARQALVQGLLELPAGSRRQAPAFRARWESAPPARRLELLRQHVAGQVAATLGLAEADAPTGSERLFDLGFDSLLAVELKNRLATSLGRSLRTTLVFDFPTVSGLVAHLGEELGLGDAAPSPEPTGRPVQDVMAEEIQGLSEQELTALIDQELESALTR, from the coding sequence ATGTCCGCGCACCCGAGCGATACCGGCTACGGCGACCTGATGAAGCGCGCGCTCCTGAAGCTCCAGGAGGCGCAGTCGCGCCTGGATGCCCATGAGCGTGCGAAGCACGAGCCCATCGCCATCATTGGGATGGGGTGCCGCTTCCCCGGCGGCGTGACGACGCCCGAGCAGTACTGGCGACTGCTGAGCGAAGGGCGGGACGCCATCACGGAGGTCCCCGCCACGCGATGGGACGTGGACAGCTTCCATCACCCGGACCCGGACGCGCCGGGCCGCGTCTCCAGCCGCTTCGGCGGGTTCCTGGACCGCATCGATCAGTTCGAGCCGCGCTTCTTCGGCATCTCTCCGCGTGAGGCGGCGCGGATGGATCCGCAGCACCGGCTCTTGCTCGAGTGCACCTGGGAGGCGCTGGAGTCCTCTGGCCGGAATCCCACGTCCCTGCAGGGCACGCGCACCGGCGTGTTCATCGGGATGATGGGGCAGGACTACACGCAGATCGCCACGCAGTCCCCCGAGCTCATCGATGCCCACACGGGAGCGGGCAATGGCGCGAGCGTCGCGTCGGGACGGCTCTCGTACACGTTCGGGCTCCAGGGCCCCAGCCTCACGGTCGACACGGCGTGCTCGTCGTCTCTCGTCGCCGTCCACCTCGCGCTGCGCAGCCTGCGCCAGCAAGAGGTGGACTTCGCGGTGGCGGGCGGCGTGAACCTCGTGCTGTCGCCGGTGGCGTCGTTGATTGAATCGCGCGCGCACATGCTGTCGCCGGATGGGCGCTGCAAGGCGTTCGATGCGTCGGCCAACGGGATTGGCCGGGGCGAGGGCTGCGGCGTCATCGTGCTGCGGCGCCTGTCGGATGCGATTGCGCACGGTGACCCCATCGTCGCGGTGCTGCGCGGCTCGGCCGTCAACCAGGATGGCCGGACCAGCGGGCTCACCGTCCCCAACGGGCTCGCGCAGCGACAGGTCATCCAGGACGCGCTGAAGGACGCCCGCGTGGATGCCTCGCAGGTGGGCTACGTGGAGGCGCACGGAACGGGGACGGCGCTGGGGGATCCCATCGAGCTGGAGGCCCTGGCCGCTGCCTACGGAGACAAGGCCGCGCGAAGCCAGCCGCTGGTGGTGGGCTCGGTGAAGACGAACCTCGGCCACCTGGAGGGCGCGGCGGGCATCGCTGGGCTCATCAAGTCCGCGCTGTGTCTGTCGCGCGAGCGGATTCCCGCGCACCTCCACCTGCGCAATCCCTCGCCGCACGTGGACTGGAATCGCCTCTTCATCGAGGTGCCCACCACGCCGCGAGACTGGCAGGCCGGCGAGCCTCGCTTCGCCGCGGTCAGCTCCTTCGGGTTCTCCGGCACGAACGCCCACCTCATCCTGGAGTCCGCGCCGAGGCCCGCGCAGTCCGCCGTGCACGAAGAGCGGCCCTGGCATCTGCTGGGTCTGTCGGCGCGCACGGTGGGGAGCCTGCGGACGCTCTCCGGTGACGTGGCGAACGTGCTGGGCGCGGAGCACCTGGGCACGCTCGCGGAGGTGTGCCACGCGGCCAATGTGGGCCGCACGTCGCTGGAGGAGCGCGCGGCCTTCATCGCGCCCACGACCGCGTCCATGGCCGAGGCGCTGCGCGGCTTCCAGCAAGGACTGGCCACGGAGCCCGGTGCCTGGGTCCAGGGACGCAAGGGCCTGGAGGTACCGCGCCTCGCGTTCCTCTTCTCCGGGCAGGGCGCGCAGTACGTGGGCATGGGGCGCGAGCTGTTCGCCACGCATCCTGACTTCCGGAGCGACCTCCTCCGGTACGAGGCCATCCTGCGGCCTCACCTGGAGCGTCCACTCACGCAGGTGCTCTTCGAGGCGCGCGACGGAGCCCTGGACGAGACGCGCTTCACCCAGCCCGCGCTCGTCGCGCTGGAGCTGGCGCTGGCGCGACTGCTCCAGTCGTGGGGGCTTCAGCCGGACGCGCTCCTCGGGCACAGCGTGGGCGAGTACGCGGCGGCGCTGTTCTCGGGCGTGATGGAGCCCGAGGAAGGCCTGCCGCTCGTGGCCGAGCGCGCGCGGCTCATGCAGGCCCTGCCCGAGCGCGGGACGATGCTCGCCGTCCTCGCGGACGAGGCGCGCGTGGCCCCGTTGCTCAGCGCCTATCCCCGCGTGTCCCGCGCGGCGCTCAATGGCCCGCGCAACACGGTGCTGTCCGGAGATGCGGCCTCGCTCGATGCCCTGTCGCGGACGCTGGCCGCGGAGGGAGTCGAGTGCCGACGGCTGAAGGTCTCTCACGCCTTCCACTCGCCCCTGATGGAGCCGATGGTCGCGGACTTCGAGCGCGCGGCGGGGCGCGTGGCCATGCGGACATCACGCATTCCGCTCATCTCGAACCTCGACGGAGAGGAGGGCGGCGAGGCGATGGCGCGTCCAGGCTACTGGGCGCGGCATGTGCTCGCGCCGGTGCGGTACGCGGCGGGCATCCAGACGCTCGTGCGGCGCGGGGTGCGTGCCTTCCTCGAGGTGGGGCCCAAGCCTGTCCTCGTGGGGCTGGCGCGCGAGGGCCGCGTGCCCGAGGACGCCGTGTGGCTGGAGACGCTTCATCCCCGCCGAGGGGACTGGCAGGGGCTGCTGCGCTCCCTCGCGGAGCTGTACGTCCGAGGCGTCGAAGTGGACTGGACCCGCTTCGATGGTGCTCCGACGCGGCGGCGCGTGTCGTTGCCTACCTATCCGTTCGAGCGACAGCGTCACTGGCTGGAGGTGCCCGCGCCGTGGGCGCGTCAGGCGCCTCGTTCATCCGCGCATCCTTTGCTCGGGGCGCGATGGGACTCGATGGCGCTGCGCGAGGGCACCACGGTCTTCGCGGGTGAGCTGCGGGCCAGCTCGCTTCCGTTCCTGAGTGAGCACCGCGTGCATGGCAAGGCAGTGGTCCCCGCCACGGCCTTCGTGGAGATGGTGGCCTCGGCGGCGGCGCGGGTGCTCGGCTCGGAGTCGCTCACGCTGGAGGAGTTCACGCTGCATCAGGCGCTCGTGCTCTCGGAGCAGCGGGCCACGCGAGTGCAGACGCTCGTGGAGCAACGCGGCGATGCGGGCTGGACCTGCACCCTGGTGAGCAAGGAGGACGAGAGCGCCGAGGACGGGCCGCGCGCTTCAGCGGGCTGGCGCACGCATGTCACGTGTCGTCTCTCGGTGCTCGACGCCCCCAGGCCCCGGGGCGACCGGAATGCGTGGAAGCGGAGCTGCCCGGAGCAGGTCTCGGTGGAGGACTTCACCGCCGCGATTCGCGAGCGCGGGCTCGACTATGGCCCGTCGCTGCGGCTCCTCGAGTCGCTGCATCGCGGGAGGCACGCCGCGTTCTCCGTCAGCCAGGTGGAGGCCGGGCCAGACACCTTCCGCGCGCATCCGGCCCTGCTCGATGCGTGCTTGAGGACGGCCGCCGCCGTCACGCCGCTCGCGCCCGAGGACCCGTTGCTGTTGCCCGTCGCGCTCCAGCGGATCGACCTGTACGAGCCGCTGCCCGCGCGCGTCTGGACCCACGCCACGCAGCGCTCGTCACTGGGCGCGGCGGGTCTCCCCGTGACGGACCTCACGGTGTGCGGGGAGGACGGCGCGGTGGTGGCCACGCTCACGGGCCTCACCGTCCGCAAGGCGGATCGCGACGCGCTCTTGCGGGGGCTGGATGGAGAGCTGCCGGACTGCGTCTATCGCACCGCATGGAGTCCGGCACAGGCCGTCACGCCGCCGAGGCTCGCGGGACAGCACTGGGTGCTGTTCGCGGACGCGGGTGGGGCAGGGGCGCTCCTCGCGAGTCAGCTCACCGCGCGAGGCGCCCGCGTCACGCAGGTGCGCCGAGGCGCGGAGCCGAGCCGCGCGGCGGAGCGCCTGTCGGTGGATGCAGCCTCGCCCGAGTCCATCGCGGCGCTCCTGACGCGTTGGGCGGACGCGCCGCCCCAGGTCTGCCTCTACCTGTGGGATGTCGATGCGCCGCGCGATGCCGAGCCCCGGCTGGATGCGCTCGATGCGCCGCTGCTGCTGGTCCAGGGAATGCTGCGCGCGACGTGGCGCACCGCGCCTCGCTTCGTGGTCGTCACGCGGGGGACGCAGCGACTCGGCCTGGAGCCCGTGGCGCCGAACGTCGCGCAGGCTCCGCTGTGGGGCTTCGCCCAAGCGATTGCGACCGAGGCTCCGGAGCTGAAGTGCCTTCGCGTGGACCTCCCCGCCGAGCCGGTCGAGGAGGACTTCGACCTGTTGTTGCGCGCCTGTGCGCTGCCCGACTCCGAGGCGCAGGCCGTGGTGCGCGAGCGACGCCTGCACACGGCGCGACTGGAGCGGATCCGCCCGCGCTCGGCGCCGAGTCGCGACGTGGCGGTGCTGCCCGATGCGACCTACCTCATCGCGGGTGGGCTCGGCGGACTGGGGCTGCACCTCGCCGGATGGCTGGCGCACAAGGGCGCACGCCACGTGGTCCTGCTCGGTCGGCATGCCCCCACCGAGGAGGCGAGTGCTCGGATTGCCTCTCTGCGCGAGCAGGGCGTCGACGTCCGCGTGGCACTCGCGGACATCGCGGTGCGAACGGACGTGGCGACGGTGCTGGAGGGACTGCGCTCCGGGCCTCCCTTGCGCGGCGTCATCCACGCGGCGGGCGTGCTGCGCGATGGCACCCTGGGCTCGCAGTCACCCGCGCGCTTCCATGAGGTGCTGGCGCCCAAGGTGCTCGGTGCGTGGAACCTGCACGTGCTCACGCGGGAGGACGCGCTGGACTTCTTCGTCGGCTTCTCGTCCGTCGCATCGCTCATCGGGACGCCGGGACAGTCCAACTATGTCGCGGCCAATGCGTTCCTGGATGGGCTCGCGCATCTGCGGCACGCGCTGGACCTGCCCGCGCTGACGCTCAACTGGGGCTCCTGGGGCGAGGCGGGCATGGCCGCGCGGTTGAGGTCGGCGGACGCGCCACCTCCTGGGGCGCTGGGCTTGGGTGCGCTCAGCGTCGAGCAGGGCCTGGCGTTCCTGGATCGACTGCTGGCTCGGGCGCATGTGCAGGTGGGCGTGTTCCCGGTCGACTGGGCACGGCTGGCCGAGCAGCTCCCAGGGCTCGCGCGCCAAGCGCTCGTGCAGGGACTGCTGGAGCTTCCCGCGGGGAGTCGGAGACAGGCGCCCGCGTTCCGCGCGCGCTGGGAGAGCGCACCTCCCGCGCGGAGGTTGGAGCTGCTGCGTCAGCACGTGGCGGGGCAAGTGGCGGCGACGCTCGGGCTGGCGGAGGCGGACGCGCCCACGGGCAGCGAGCGGCTGTTCGACCTGGGCTTCGACTCGCTGCTCGCCGTCGAACTCAAGAACCGCCTCGCGACCAGCTTGGGCCGGAGCCTTCGCACGACGCTCGTCTTCGACTTCCCCACGGTGAGCGGACTGGTGGCGCACCTCGGAGAAGAGCTGGGGCTGGGAGACGCCGCGCCGAGCCCCGAGCCCACGGGGCGCCCGGTCCAGGACGTCATGGCGGAGGAGATTCAAGGGCTGTCCGAGCAGGAGCTGACGGCCCTCATCGATCAGGAATTGGAGAGCGCGCTTACGCGCTGA